From a single Pleurodeles waltl isolate 20211129_DDA chromosome 8, aPleWal1.hap1.20221129, whole genome shotgun sequence genomic region:
- the FAM181B gene encoding protein FAM181B, which produces MAVQAAVMNPHFIPFSFPGALTDYEIEKSYEDCGLLGEAECGEFKETTRDLLSFIDSASSNIKLALDKPVKSRRKVNHRKYLQKQIKRCTGMISPGQEGPSKGQPGSPSGMGGFYCRPPPKRDQTQSSLQSKSLAALFDNNNEVRGEKSKKVPLRNRNLPPSFFTEPAQAAGGPGVDLRDTERYSAEAVELLELLGTDYSGVVSEQDVFQAASVRALPELAAQHALYEPHPLLGGLVYPDPWSPSGTSKRSPPGFIGLQPVYTSHPAPALSSPVEEHPPHLPAFAPFFGDCSLPPAPYDFTSGYSRAGYPAL; this is translated from the coding sequence ATGGCTGTGCAGGCTGCTGTTATGAACCCCCATTTCATCCCCTTTTCCTTCCCCGGCGCTCTGACGGACTACGAGATAGAGAAGAGTTACGAGGACTGTGGGCTCCTTGGGGAAGCAGAGTGTGGGGAGTTCAAGGAGACAACCCGGGACCTACTTAGCTTCATCGACTCCGCTTCCAGCAACATCAAACTGGCGTTGGACAAGCCAGTAAAGTCCAGGCGGAAGGTGAATCATCGCAAGTACCTGCAGAAGCAGATCAAGCGCTGCACAGGCATGATCAGCCCGGGTCAGGAGGGGCCCTCCAAAGGGCAGCCAGGCTCCCCCTCGGGCATGGGCGGCTTCTACTGCAGACCGCCCCCCAAGAGGGACCAGACACAGTCAAGCCTTCAAAGCAAAAGCCTGGCCGCCCTCTTTGACAACAACAACGAGGTCCGCGGCGAGAAGAGCAAGAAGGTGCCCCTCAGGAACCGCAACCTGCCCCCATCTTTCTTCACAGAGCCCGCACAAGCCGCGGGAGGCCCCGGCGTGGACCTCCGGGACACAGAGCGCTACAGTGCCGAGGCCGTCGAGCTATTGGAGCTCCTCGGCACGGATTACAGCGGCGTGGTATCCGAGCAGGACGTCTTCCAAGCGGCCTCGGTCAGGGCGCTCCCGGAGCTGGCCGCACAGCACGCGCTGTACGAGCCGCACCCCCTCTTGGGAGGCCTGGTGTATCCCGATCCCTGGAGCCCCTCCGGGACCTCCAAGAGGAGCCCCCCGGGCTTCATCGGCCTGCAGCCTGTGTACACCTCCCACCCGGCCCCGGCCCTGAGCTCCCCAGTGGAAGAGCACCCACCCCACCTTCCAGCCTTTGCGCCTTTCTTTGGTGACTGCTCGCTTCCGCCGGCGCCTTATGACTTCACTTCCGGTTACAGTAGAGCCGGGTACCCTGCCCTTTAG